A region of the Ciona intestinalis chromosome 12, KH, whole genome shotgun sequence genome:
CAAACGCCGCTTCTTTGGGCTGGTTTTAGCTCTCGTAGTAATCACTTACTTGTTTCTTAGGTTTTTAAAGTCATGAGACTGCAGCATATAGCAAGTATTCTGAACGGTTGCTtagaatgtattttatttggcGGCGTCATTTTCGGTTGGCCTTCTctggaatatattttaaaacatgaaggATATTTCACCTGCTTATGTGAAAAGAACTCCACTCTGTCGGAAGCAACAACCGAACAATGTGACGaaagttacaaaatgtttaatttggttTTTACGATAGCGCTTGCCCTATCTCAAACCATTTTACCTTTCGGCGGATACGTGTTTGATCGATTTGGTACGTGGACACATCGCGGGGTTGCTGTCCTCTTACTTACAGCGGCCGCTACCTGCCTTGCTTTGTCGACCGTGGATACATCTATCTTACTCTTCCCATCAATGCTTGTATTCGCCATCAGTGGATTCAGCGTTTTAATGTCCAATATTCAGCTCGGAAACTTAGCAGGCAAAGCGCGGGCATCAATCATCACATTACTGAACGGTTCTTTTGATTCTGGGACATTTGTGTTTCTTATGTTTAAGATAGCTCATGATTTAGGTCTAGATTGGAAACTAATGGCAAAGGCATATGCGGTGTTTACTATCCTCCCGTGGATTTCAACCTTTATTCTAATGCCAAGGAAACGGTTTGCAAGCCCATCAAATACCAACGATTCTGACATTCCCGCATACGGCGTTTTTGAAATCAAGACTTTCctcaaagaaatatttcaatCAAAACCAAGAGTTGCGAATCAAGCCGAAGACGGTAATGAAGAAACTAACAAATTCGAACAAAAACTGGCGACGAAAATCGATCAAGTTTCAGAAGAGGCTGTTCGGGACACATCggaaataagtttaaaacaatgtttaaagtCGCCCATGTTTTGGTCAGGGCAATTCTACTTTTGCCTTCTTAACCTACGAATTATATTTTTCCTCGGGAGTTTTTCAACTTGGCTTGCAAGTTTTCAAAGCGATGCAAACGTCAGTAGACTGACTGACATATTCAGCATTCTTCTTGTACTTGCAATATTCGTTTCCCCTGCGAACGGCTTAATCACGGATGGTACAGTTTACTTTTCTGAAAAACGAGGCTGCAGTAAACTCAAATCAACTTGGAACGGTTTATTCGCTTCAACTTTCGCCACAAGCTTGCTggctgttttattttcaatcaCAGTTGCCTTTAAACAGACGTATGCATCATTTGTTCTTTTGGTCATCACGCGATCGTTCGTTTATGCAAGTAATACAGCGTTCGTGTCAATTGCTTTTCCATCCGGACATTTTGGCAAGCTATATGGCATCAACAACTTAATCGCTGGGATATCCGGTTTTCTGCAATATGGACTTTTTTCTATCGGTATCGCAGTAGACCGAAATTTCAGAATTACTAATTTTGTCATGATCCTCATGTCCGCTTGTACTTTTGTACATTCTGTTATGGTGTACAGAAAGTCTCGTAAAACTCCATAACAACACATGTGCTGCCAAATACCATCGAATGAAATGTACTTTGCACCTAAGGCAGAGTTACTGAGATGagttgtgttttatgttttactgttttactgtttttaaaatccttgtttattttatcgaTTTTTGTGATAcattttgatgtttttatgACAAGTCAACCGActgtatgaataaaaataaaaaagaaccattaaaatttacttttatcgTTAAGGCACATATACTGGTTTAAAAAGACAACGGGCGTTTTGTGCCGTCGCAGAACTTTAGATCTTTAGCACTACAAGCGGATGCTTTTTTAATCCATCATTATACGTGGGTGGCGCACGAGAGGCAAATCTTTGTCTTGCAAATTCAGGTCGGGCAGTATATGGCAAAATATATGACTATGTCAAATGACATATTAAGGGCGGGTATACGTAATACAATTGCGGTTTGGTGTCTTTTTTATGCCAAAACAAATAGCGTGCCCCTGTTTCTGGTATCTCTGCACCGCAATGACGTTATAGACCCTTGTTGTCAATTGAATAATCTGGATTAGGCCACCGAAAGCGGATTAACGGTTgccaaatatttgtaaatgtaaTGTTTGTCAACAAAGGTGTTGTGCAGTGTTTGCATTGTGAAGCAGACAGCCAGAGGCATACACTTACTTGCCAAAGAACGAAGCAgattttattgattttgttttactattcCGTTAAAAGTGAATGAAGGGTACATGTACTGTTCTGCCGTTTTGTCTTCTTGTTTTCCATAGCACAGTCAAATTAAATCTATTGTAAACAATATGCCAATAGGAGTGTCATATATTAAATTTGCTGCATGTATTTATAAGTGCTGGGAGATGCGAACATATAATTTTAGTTGACGCAATCAATATGCCTAAAACGCAGACATCCgcattcataaaaaataattatatttagtGCGATATACTGTCAGATGCACTATACTGCTCCTATAAAAGTGTTAACTATAGTATGGATTCTCGTAATGAACCAAATCCTCTTACTTACACAAAGGTATACCACTCATATATATGTAAGCCGTGACGTTAAATGAGATAAGAACCGGAAAATCGTGACCTTGATAAACTACCGCCAACTATTGTGATACAAGTAAATGGTGTCAAAATTTACCGGCTCATAACACGACTTACACGAGTTTCGTCTCACCGCATTTCGATTAAAATCAAGACAATTGACTAAGTCATGGCCTTATCAGTATACGTTGTATTATAAGGTCATATTGGGAGTATTACGTATACACACATGGCACACTAAGAACGTAAACATGACCCAAATccgtagaaaaaaaaatcctaattGCTAACTTCTTTAGCTTTTGTGATATactcaaaacaaatattaaagttaGAATTGAAATTATCCAACGCGGTTAAATATTGTATAGGAtagggaagacggaacacgtttagcacataatatccaaatatcatatAATTGTGTGTAATAAAGAACTAACAGCGGTTCGTCAGAGTGGTAAGAATACAGTTTATAAttcgttctttgtttactaccaagtgggacaagaaaatagaatgttaaggtgttccatcttcccccaccatactatcataaaaataaatacgtaAACGATGTTACAAGTTCGAAAAACAGCGAGCCTTGCAGGAAACTGACAAGTCAATGACATCGAAAATTTAAAGCCGACATTTCATGTTCAAAACTCGAAGTCGAAATGCCTTAACTAAATTCCAAACAACATTTTCTCATGGCATTTCCGGCAGAATTGCAC
Encoded here:
- the LOC100176614 gene encoding solute carrier family 43 member 3 isoform X1, with the protein product MLNPNLPYVDSIFNLIFRRKESSFCFYGRKTKLGFTITLQFTRILSIFSLRKTKVFKVMRLQHIASILNGCLECILFGGVIFGWPSLEYILKHEGYFTCLCEKNSTLSEATTEQCDESYKMFNLVFTIALALSQTILPFGGYVFDRFGTWTHRGVAVLLLTAAATCLALSTVDTSILLFPSMLVFAISGFSVLMSNIQLGNLAGKARASIITLLNGSFDSGTFVFLMFKIAHDLGLDWKLMAKAYAVFTILPWISTFILMPRKRFASPSNTNDSDIPAYGVFEIKTFLKEIFQSKPRVANQAEDGNEETNKFEQKLATKIDQVSEEAVRDTSEISLKQCLKSPMFWSGQFYFCLLNLRIIFFLGSFSTWLASFQSDANVSRLTDIFSILLVLAIFVSPANGLITDGTVYFSEKRGCSKLKSTWNGLFASTFATSLLAVLFSITVAFKQTYASFVLLVITRSFVYASNTAFVSIAFPSGHFGKLYGINNLIAGISGFLQYGLFSIGIAVDRNFRITNFVMILMSACTFVHSVMVYRKSRKTP
- the LOC100176614 gene encoding solute carrier family 43 member 3 isoform X2, which codes for MRLQHIASILNGCLECILFGGVIFGWPSLEYILKHEGYFTCLCEKNSTLSEATTEQCDESYKMFNLVFTIALALSQTILPFGGYVFDRFGTWTHRGVAVLLLTAAATCLALSTVDTSILLFPSMLVFAISGFSVLMSNIQLGNLAGKARASIITLLNGSFDSGTFVFLMFKIAHDLGLDWKLMAKAYAVFTILPWISTFILMPRKRFASPSNTNDSDIPAYGVFEIKTFLKEIFQSKPRVANQAEDGNEETNKFEQKLATKIDQVSEEAVRDTSEISLKQCLKSPMFWSGQFYFCLLNLRIIFFLGSFSTWLASFQSDANVSRLTDIFSILLVLAIFVSPANGLITDGTVYFSEKRGCSKLKSTWNGLFASTFATSLLAVLFSITVAFKQTYASFVLLVITRSFVYASNTAFVSIAFPSGHFGKLYGINNLIAGISGFLQYGLFSIGIAVDRNFRITNFVMILMSACTFVHSVMVYRKSRKTP